A single genomic interval of Saccharothrix saharensis harbors:
- the tsaB gene encoding tRNA (adenosine(37)-N6)-threonylcarbamoyltransferase complex dimerization subunit type 1 TsaB produces the protein MLVLALDTATPAVTAGVVELTPGSPPRLLAQRVTVNAKAHGELLTPHLQEALAEAGHRLADLDAIVCGSGPGPFTGLRVGLVTAAALGQALNRPVYPVPTPDAVALDAATGKPLLVATDARRKEVYWAAYDAAGRRTDGPHVDRPADLVVKLPAVAEAAGEGAELYADVIGLPVVAARYPSPVSLVAVAAEELLAGARPAALTPLYLRRPDAVEPVGRKRVTRA, from the coding sequence GTGCTAGTGCTCGCCTTGGACACCGCCACCCCCGCCGTCACGGCCGGTGTGGTGGAACTGACGCCCGGCTCGCCTCCCCGGCTGCTCGCCCAGCGGGTGACGGTGAACGCGAAGGCGCACGGTGAGCTGCTCACACCGCACCTCCAGGAGGCGCTGGCGGAGGCAGGTCACCGGCTCGCCGACCTCGACGCGATCGTGTGCGGCTCGGGCCCCGGGCCGTTCACCGGGCTGCGCGTGGGCCTGGTCACCGCCGCCGCGCTCGGCCAGGCGCTCAACCGGCCGGTGTACCCGGTGCCGACGCCGGACGCCGTCGCGCTGGACGCCGCCACCGGCAAACCGCTGCTGGTGGCCACCGACGCGCGCCGCAAGGAGGTGTACTGGGCGGCCTACGACGCGGCCGGCCGGCGCACCGACGGCCCGCACGTCGACCGGCCCGCCGACCTGGTCGTGAAGCTGCCCGCGGTGGCCGAGGCCGCCGGCGAGGGCGCCGAGCTGTACGCCGACGTGATCGGGCTGCCGGTGGTGGCGGCGCGCTACCCGTCGCCGGTGTCGCTGGTCGCGGTGGCGGCCGAGGAGCTGCTCGCGGGCGCGCGTCCGGCCGCGCTCACCCCGCTCTACCTGCGCCGTCCGGACGCGGTGGAGCCCGTCGGGCGCAAGCGGGTGACCCGGGCGTGA
- the rimI gene encoding ribosomal protein S18-alanine N-acetyltransferase: protein MSPGTVTIAPLRRRDAARCAQIEQDLFPGDDPWSADAFRSELDHGNFYVGAYVDETLIGYAGLGLTDFESSVHTIAVVVDYQGSGVGKTLLRALLAKADELGLPVFLEVRTDNARAIGLYLAHGFEHLGLRRRYYQPSGADAYTMGRPANRD from the coding sequence GTGAGTCCCGGCACCGTCACGATCGCGCCGCTGCGCCGCCGGGACGCGGCGAGGTGCGCGCAGATCGAGCAGGACCTGTTCCCGGGCGACGACCCGTGGAGCGCGGACGCGTTCCGCAGCGAGCTGGACCACGGCAACTTCTACGTCGGCGCGTACGTCGACGAGACGTTGATCGGGTACGCGGGCCTCGGCCTGACCGACTTCGAGTCGAGCGTCCACACGATCGCGGTCGTGGTGGACTACCAGGGCAGCGGTGTCGGCAAGACGCTGCTGCGCGCCCTGCTCGCCAAGGCCGACGAGCTGGGGCTCCCGGTGTTCCTGGAAGTCCGCACGGACAACGCGCGGGCGATCGGCCTCTACCTGGCGCACGGGTTCGAGCACCTCGGCCTGCGCCGCCGCTACTACCAGCCGTCGGGCGCCGACGCGTACACGATGGGAAGGCCCGCGAACCGTGACTGA
- the tsaD gene encoding tRNA (adenosine(37)-N6)-threonylcarbamoyltransferase complex transferase subunit TsaD, giving the protein MTDRLILGIESSCDETGVGIVRLGPDGSLELLADEVASSVEEHARFGGVVPEVASRAHLEAMVPTMRRAVEKAGIALRDVHSIAVTAGPGLAGALLVGVSAAKAYAAALDKPLYGVNHLAGHVAADTLEHGPLPKRCVALLVSGGHSQLLLVEGLAEKITEIGSTVDDAAGEAYDKVARLLDLPYPGGPPIDKLAKQGNGCAIAFPRGLTGPRDAKYDFSFSGLKTSVARWVEKQERAGEEIPLADVAASFQEAVADVLTAKAIRACKDLAVDTLVISGGVAANSRLSGLAAERCAEAGIELRVPRPRLCTDNGAMIAALGAHLVAAGAKPSALDLSTTPGLPVSTIQIL; this is encoded by the coding sequence GTGACTGACCGGCTCATCCTCGGTATCGAGAGCTCGTGCGACGAGACCGGCGTCGGCATCGTCCGGCTCGGCCCGGACGGGTCGCTGGAACTGCTCGCCGACGAGGTCGCGTCCAGCGTCGAGGAGCACGCCCGCTTCGGCGGCGTCGTGCCCGAGGTCGCGTCCCGCGCGCACCTGGAGGCCATGGTGCCGACCATGCGCCGTGCCGTGGAGAAGGCCGGGATCGCGCTGCGGGACGTGCACTCGATCGCGGTCACCGCCGGTCCGGGGCTCGCGGGCGCGCTGCTGGTCGGCGTGTCGGCGGCCAAGGCGTACGCGGCGGCGTTGGACAAGCCGCTGTACGGCGTGAACCACCTCGCGGGCCACGTCGCGGCGGACACCCTCGAGCACGGGCCGCTGCCGAAGCGGTGCGTGGCGCTGCTCGTGTCGGGCGGGCACTCGCAGCTGCTGCTGGTCGAGGGGCTGGCGGAGAAGATCACCGAGATCGGGTCCACGGTGGACGACGCGGCGGGCGAGGCCTACGACAAGGTGGCCCGGCTGCTCGACCTGCCGTACCCGGGCGGCCCGCCGATCGACAAGCTCGCCAAGCAGGGCAACGGCTGCGCCATCGCGTTCCCGCGCGGGCTGACCGGTCCGCGTGACGCGAAGTACGACTTCTCGTTCTCCGGCTTGAAGACGTCGGTGGCGCGGTGGGTGGAGAAGCAGGAGCGCGCGGGGGAGGAGATCCCGCTGGCCGACGTGGCCGCGTCGTTCCAGGAGGCGGTGGCCGACGTGCTGACCGCGAAGGCGATCCGGGCGTGCAAGGACCTGGCCGTGGACACGCTGGTGATCTCCGGCGGGGTGGCCGCGAACTCGCGCCTGTCCGGGCTCGCGGCGGAGCGGTGCGCCGAGGCGGGCATCGAGCTGCGCGTCCCGCGTCCCCGGCTGTGCACCGACAACGGCGCGATGATCGCCGCCCTCGGCGCGCACCTGGTGGCCGCCGGCGCGAAGCCGTCCGCCCTGGACCTCTCGACCACCCCCGGCCTGCCCGTGAGCACCATCCAGATCCTCTGA
- a CDS encoding BTAD domain-containing putative transcriptional regulator produces MRFGVLGPLGVWAAGGGAVRVPEAKVRLLLADLLAHEGRPVSADRLAFDLWGDRPPGNPVNTLQTKVSQLRRALEAAEPGGRELVAHGPAGYAVRVDSSTLDVLRFRELVAAGRYGEALALWRGEPLAEFADAPFLAPVTARWAEERLAALEEFAESGSGSGEVDLAAEVARHPLRERLRGLHMRALYRAGRQVEALASYAELRRALAEEQGLEPGPALAALHRAILDHDPALGPVAAARTNLPVAVTALVGRERAVRDLRGLPRDARLVTLTGPGGVGKTSLALEVARRDAVADGVWLVELAGVGRAEQVVSAVADVLGVREDASGAALVEALRGREVLLVLDNCERLVEPVAALVSRLLRAVPGLRVLATSQEPLGLAFETVWAVPPLDLSDAVTLFAARAAAAAPGFTVTPDNAAVVEAICRRLDGLPLAVELAATRVRGLGVTALLDRLDDRFRVLATGHRDAPARQRTLRAMIDWSWDVLGDAERTVLRRLSVHVDGCALDAAEAVCAGGGVAVDEVLDVLTRLVDRSLVVAPEHTGEPRFRLLESVADYGRERLREAGEFEDVRVRHAAFYLALAERADPELRAAGQLAWLDRLDADTANLRAAHDALGPADSARLTRALTWYWFLRGRLREGRRLMTATDPVTAAWRAGFGVLLGEAAEPAAVAGTAEVDDVPQRARARWFLGYVLSTVGDMPSAERLTSRALAAFEELGDRWGVAAAHSDRVSQALARGSVEEARASAARCAALFEALGERWGQLKASFGLGMLAQLAGDYERAEAVHRDGLRVAEELRSWPEVSYKLSWLGRVALTRGDYPKARELHERARRTAAEHGFSPGEVYAVTGLALGARREGRLDEAEAHWERLRAWHRQVGFAAGATLVLAELGFVAEQRGDAARAEELHSEGLALAREVGDPRAIALALEGSAGARALAGDARTAARLLGAATAARASVGVPLPVGERDDVDRISAAARAALGSDAYAAAFAAGHAEGLTVPYP; encoded by the coding sequence GTGAGATTCGGGGTGTTGGGTCCGCTGGGCGTGTGGGCGGCGGGCGGCGGCGCGGTGCGGGTGCCGGAGGCGAAGGTCCGGTTGCTGCTGGCGGACCTGCTCGCGCACGAGGGTCGCCCGGTGTCCGCGGACCGGTTGGCGTTCGACCTGTGGGGCGACCGGCCGCCCGGCAACCCGGTGAACACGTTGCAGACCAAGGTCTCCCAGTTGCGCCGGGCGTTGGAGGCGGCGGAGCCGGGCGGGCGGGAGCTGGTCGCGCACGGGCCGGCGGGGTACGCGGTGCGGGTCGACTCGTCCACTTTGGACGTGTTGCGGTTCCGGGAGCTGGTGGCGGCCGGGCGGTACGGCGAGGCGTTGGCGTTGTGGCGCGGCGAGCCGCTGGCGGAGTTCGCCGACGCGCCGTTCCTGGCCCCGGTGACGGCGCGGTGGGCGGAGGAGCGGCTGGCGGCGTTGGAGGAGTTCGCCGAGTCGGGCTCGGGGTCGGGCGAGGTGGACCTGGCGGCCGAGGTGGCGCGGCACCCGTTGCGCGAACGCTTGCGCGGGCTGCACATGCGGGCCCTCTACCGGGCCGGGCGGCAGGTCGAGGCGCTGGCGAGCTACGCGGAGCTGCGGCGGGCGCTGGCCGAGGAGCAGGGGCTGGAGCCGGGGCCCGCGCTGGCCGCGCTGCACCGGGCGATCCTGGACCACGACCCGGCGCTCGGGCCCGTCGCGGCGGCGCGCACGAACCTGCCGGTGGCGGTGACGGCGCTGGTCGGCCGGGAACGGGCGGTGCGGGACCTGCGCGGGCTGCCGCGGGACGCCCGGCTGGTGACGCTCACCGGTCCGGGCGGGGTCGGCAAGACGAGCCTGGCCCTGGAGGTCGCCCGGCGGGACGCGGTCGCGGACGGGGTGTGGCTGGTCGAGCTGGCGGGTGTCGGGCGGGCCGAGCAGGTGGTGAGCGCGGTGGCCGACGTGCTCGGCGTGCGCGAGGACGCGTCCGGGGCGGCGCTGGTGGAGGCGTTGCGCGGGCGTGAGGTGCTGCTGGTGCTGGACAACTGCGAGCGGCTGGTGGAGCCGGTCGCCGCGCTGGTGTCCCGGCTGCTGCGGGCCGTGCCGGGGCTGCGGGTGCTGGCCACCAGCCAGGAACCGCTCGGGTTGGCGTTCGAGACGGTGTGGGCCGTGCCGCCGTTGGACCTGTCGGATGCGGTGACGTTGTTCGCGGCGCGCGCTGCCGCCGCCGCCCCCGGCTTCACCGTGACGCCGGACAACGCCGCGGTGGTCGAGGCGATCTGCCGCCGGCTCGACGGCCTGCCGCTCGCGGTGGAGCTGGCCGCGACGCGGGTGCGCGGGCTCGGCGTGACGGCGCTGCTGGACCGGCTGGACGACCGGTTCCGGGTGCTGGCGACCGGGCACCGGGACGCGCCCGCCCGGCAGCGGACGTTGCGGGCCATGATCGACTGGAGCTGGGACGTGCTCGGTGACGCCGAGCGGACCGTGCTGCGGCGGTTGTCCGTGCACGTGGACGGGTGCGCGTTGGACGCCGCCGAGGCCGTGTGCGCGGGCGGCGGGGTGGCGGTGGACGAGGTGCTCGACGTGCTGACCCGGCTGGTGGACCGGTCGCTGGTGGTCGCGCCGGAGCACACGGGCGAGCCGCGGTTCCGGTTGTTGGAGTCGGTCGCCGACTACGGGCGGGAGAGGTTGCGGGAGGCGGGCGAGTTCGAGGACGTGCGGGTGCGGCACGCGGCGTTCTACCTGGCGCTGGCCGAACGCGCCGACCCGGAGCTGCGGGCGGCCGGTCAGTTGGCGTGGCTGGACCGGCTGGACGCCGACACGGCGAACCTGCGTGCCGCGCACGACGCGTTGGGGCCCGCCGACTCGGCCCGGTTGACGCGTGCGTTGACCTGGTACTGGTTCCTGCGCGGCCGGTTGCGGGAGGGTCGGCGGCTGATGACCGCGACCGATCCGGTGACGGCGGCGTGGCGCGCCGGGTTCGGGGTGCTGCTGGGTGAGGCGGCGGAACCCGCGGCGGTGGCCGGTACCGCGGAGGTCGACGACGTTCCGCAGAGGGCACGGGCCCGGTGGTTCCTCGGCTACGTGCTGTCGACTGTCGGCGACATGCCGTCGGCCGAGCGGCTGACCTCCCGGGCGCTGGCGGCGTTCGAGGAGCTGGGCGACCGGTGGGGCGTGGCCGCCGCGCACAGCGACCGGGTGAGCCAGGCGCTGGCCCGGGGCTCGGTCGAGGAGGCACGCGCGTCGGCCGCGCGGTGCGCGGCGCTGTTCGAGGCGTTGGGCGAGCGGTGGGGGCAGCTCAAGGCGTCGTTCGGGCTGGGGATGCTCGCGCAGCTGGCCGGTGACTACGAACGCGCGGAGGCCGTGCACCGGGACGGGCTGCGGGTGGCGGAGGAGCTGCGGTCGTGGCCGGAGGTGTCGTACAAGCTGTCCTGGCTGGGCCGGGTGGCGTTGACCCGCGGTGACTACCCGAAGGCGCGTGAGCTGCACGAACGGGCCCGTCGGACGGCGGCCGAGCACGGGTTCTCGCCCGGTGAGGTGTACGCGGTGACGGGCTTGGCGCTGGGCGCGCGGCGGGAGGGGCGGCTCGACGAGGCGGAGGCGCACTGGGAGCGACTGCGGGCGTGGCACCGGCAGGTCGGGTTCGCGGCGGGTGCGACGTTGGTGCTGGCGGAGCTGGGGTTCGTGGCCGAGCAGCGCGGTGACGCGGCGCGGGCGGAGGAGCTGCACTCGGAGGGGTTGGCGCTGGCCCGGGAGGTGGGCGACCCGCGGGCGATCGCGTTGGCGCTGGAGGGCTCGGCGGGCGCTCGGGCGTTGGCGGGCGACGCGCGGACGGCGGCGCGGCTGCTGGGTGCGGCGACGGCGGCCCGCGCGTCCGTCGGCGTGCCGCTGCCCGTCGGGGAACGCGACGACGTGGACCGGATCTCCGCCGCGGCCCGCGCCGCCTTGGGCTCCGACGCCTACGCCGCCGCTTTCGCCGCAGGTCACGCCGAAGGCCTGACCGTCCCCTACCCGTGA
- a CDS encoding NAD(P)-dependent oxidoreductase, which yields MTDKTPLTVIGLGPMGQAMVTRFLEAGHPTTVWNRTTARADAVVARGAVRAATAADAVAANRLLVLSLTDYAAMYDILDGTDLAGRVVVNLSSDTPDQTLKAAAWLAERGAELLVGGVMANAEMVGHPAAYVFYSGPREVFDRHAAALAVLGRPDYLGEDHTLAQLLYQAQLDVFLTSLAAMLHGIALVKSAGFTAERYAPYLTDTLNTLSMYVAETVRHVDADEHPGDLANATMMGATAAHVVGASEAAGVDAALPRAVRSLYDRAIAAGHGKDSWTALINVLRS from the coding sequence ATGACCGACAAGACCCCGTTGACCGTGATCGGCCTCGGCCCGATGGGCCAGGCCATGGTGACCCGGTTCCTCGAGGCCGGACACCCGACCACGGTCTGGAACCGCACCACCGCCCGTGCCGACGCCGTCGTCGCCCGGGGCGCCGTCCGGGCCGCGACCGCGGCCGACGCGGTGGCCGCGAACCGGCTGCTGGTGCTCAGCCTCACCGACTACGCCGCCATGTACGACATCCTCGACGGCACCGACCTCGCCGGCCGCGTCGTGGTCAACCTGAGCTCCGACACGCCCGACCAGACCCTCAAGGCCGCCGCCTGGCTCGCCGAACGGGGCGCGGAGCTGCTGGTCGGCGGCGTGATGGCGAACGCGGAGATGGTCGGCCACCCGGCCGCGTACGTCTTCTACAGCGGACCGCGCGAGGTGTTCGACCGGCACGCCGCCGCGCTCGCGGTGCTCGGCCGGCCCGACTACCTGGGCGAGGACCACACCCTGGCCCAGCTGCTCTACCAGGCGCAGCTCGACGTCTTCCTCACCTCGCTGGCCGCGATGCTGCACGGCATCGCCCTGGTGAAGTCGGCGGGCTTCACGGCCGAGCGGTACGCGCCGTACCTCACCGACACCCTCAACACGCTGTCGATGTACGTCGCCGAGACCGTCCGGCACGTCGACGCCGACGAGCACCCCGGCGACCTGGCCAACGCCACCATGATGGGCGCCACCGCGGCGCACGTCGTGGGTGCCAGCGAGGCCGCCGGCGTCGACGCCGCGCTGCCCAGGGCGGTCCGGTCCCTCTACGACCGCGCCATCGCGGCGGGGCACGGCAAGGACAGCTGGACCGCCCTGATCAACGTCCTGCGGAGCTGA
- a CDS encoding alkaline phosphatase D family protein, with protein MTAVTRRSLLIGGAAGVALATAGAGVPKLDDPFTLGVASGDPGPDGMVLWTRLAPAPLNEDGLGGMPNRVVPVHWEVAEDERFRRVVRRGVQVARPESAHSVHVETFGLRPGREYFYRFRVDGHLSPVGRTRTTPEPWALGRDLTMCFASCSHYGEGYFTAYRRLAEDHPDLVLHLGDYQYEYAAKAADVRTVLGPETRTLADYRLRHAQYKTDEDLQLAHSVAPWLVIWDDHEVENNWADEVPEQPDAHFAARRAAAFQAYYENMPLRRGAKPNGVDMQLYRRVQWGGLVNFHMLDTRQYRDDQACGDGWKTCADAGLATRTITGAAQEEWLLDGFRRSRSRWDVLGQQVFFAERDRKDGPEKEVSMDSWDGYLASRDRVTRGWVDAKVRNAVVLTGDVHAAYAADIKADWNDPASSRTVGTELVCTSVTSGGDGNDTVDEVQLRLNPHIKLHSRRRGYVRTKFTAREVRADFRALPHVRTAGAEATTLKSFVVEDRNPGLNPV; from the coding sequence GGCGTGCCCAAGCTCGACGACCCCTTCACGCTCGGCGTGGCCTCCGGCGACCCCGGCCCGGACGGCATGGTGCTGTGGACGCGGCTGGCGCCCGCCCCGCTGAACGAGGACGGCCTCGGCGGCATGCCGAACCGGGTGGTCCCGGTGCACTGGGAGGTGGCCGAGGACGAGCGCTTCCGGCGCGTGGTGCGGCGCGGGGTGCAGGTGGCGCGCCCCGAGTCCGCGCACAGCGTGCACGTGGAGACGTTCGGCCTGCGGCCGGGCCGCGAGTACTTCTACCGGTTCCGGGTCGACGGCCACCTGTCCCCCGTCGGCCGCACCCGCACGACGCCCGAGCCGTGGGCGCTGGGCCGGGACCTGACCATGTGCTTCGCGTCGTGCTCGCACTACGGCGAGGGCTACTTCACCGCCTACCGGCGGCTCGCCGAGGACCACCCGGACCTGGTCCTGCACCTGGGCGACTACCAGTACGAGTACGCGGCCAAGGCGGCGGACGTGCGCACCGTGCTCGGCCCGGAGACCCGCACGCTGGCCGACTACCGGCTCCGGCACGCCCAGTACAAGACCGACGAGGACCTGCAGCTCGCGCACTCGGTGGCGCCGTGGCTGGTGATCTGGGACGACCACGAGGTCGAGAACAACTGGGCCGACGAGGTGCCGGAGCAGCCGGACGCGCACTTCGCCGCCCGGCGCGCGGCGGCGTTCCAGGCCTACTACGAGAACATGCCGCTGCGGCGCGGCGCGAAGCCCAACGGCGTCGACATGCAGCTCTACCGGCGCGTCCAGTGGGGCGGCCTGGTCAACTTCCACATGCTCGACACCCGCCAGTACCGCGACGACCAGGCGTGCGGCGACGGGTGGAAGACCTGCGCCGACGCCGGCCTGGCCACCCGCACGATCACGGGCGCGGCGCAGGAGGAGTGGCTGCTCGACGGTTTCCGCCGGTCCCGGTCGCGGTGGGACGTGCTCGGCCAGCAGGTGTTCTTCGCCGAGCGCGACCGCAAGGACGGCCCGGAGAAGGAGGTGTCCATGGACTCCTGGGACGGCTACCTGGCCTCCCGCGACCGGGTCACCCGCGGCTGGGTGGACGCCAAGGTCCGCAACGCGGTCGTGCTGACCGGTGACGTGCACGCGGCGTACGCGGCCGACATCAAGGCCGACTGGAACGACCCGGCGTCGTCGCGCACGGTGGGCACCGAGCTGGTGTGCACGTCGGTCACCTCCGGCGGCGACGGCAACGACACGGTCGACGAGGTGCAGCTGCGGCTGAACCCGCACATCAAGCTGCACAGCAGGCGGCGCGGGTACGTGCGGACGAAGTTCACCGCGCGGGAGGTGCGGGCGGACTTCCGCGCGCTGCCGCACGTGCGGACGGCCGGGGCCGAGGCCACGACGCTGAAGTCGTTCGTGGTCGAGGACCGCAACCCCGGCTTGAACCCCGTGTGA